A region of the Hydra vulgaris chromosome 12, alternate assembly HydraT2T_AEP genome:
tatacattcttctttcattcattttattgtaATAGTTATTATGAAGAAATAAAAGAGCAAAAACAAATAGCGAGCAagcaaaattagttttttgtatcTGTTGGACCaaatttagctaaaaatattCCTAATATGATAATTCCAATAAATAATAACGcttttccattaatttttaaagtagataaatttgaagtaactttttcagaaattggaaatgcatttaaaatactGAAAACTAACAAAGGAGTTGGTCCTGATGACACAAATTGTAACATTATTATAGATTCATACGACGATATAAAGTCTATtcttttcaaagattttaaaggTTCAATTAAATAAGGAATTTTTCCAGACCAATTAAAAATTGGCAAGATTACACCAGTATTTAAAGGCGGTTAACCCTCAAATGCAAGTAATTATCGTTCAATATCTGTCctctctgttttttcaaaaattttagaacgAATTTTGTTTCACCAAATATACAATCATCTGActgttaataatatactttatatgaACCAATACGGCTTCAAGAGAAACAACTCTAAAGTACATGCAATAATTCATCTCACTCGAAGCATAACcgaatcatttgaaaaatcagaATTTACTTTAGGCGTTTTTATAGACTTATCTGAGGCGTTTGACACAATTGACCATGAAATACATTTTAcaaaacttgaatattatggTATTACTGAAAAAGCTTTAATGTTACTTAAAAGTTACCTAAAAAATCGCAAACAATATGTCCACGTCGAAGGATCTTCTTTACCTTACTTTCTAAATATAAtctgtggagttccacaaggatctATACTAGGACCcctattatttctaatttatgtaaatgatctctataaaacctcaaaattaaaaacaatcatgtttgctgatgatactaatctctTCTTATCATGTAATAAgatcaataaactttttaatgatatgaGTATTGAGTTAACAAAAATCTCTAATTGgttcaaatcaaacaaactatcgCTCAATATTAAAAAGACTAAATAGACTCTCTTCTATCcagcatttaaaaaacgtttactCCCAAGGGATATGCCTATactttatattgataatattcaaataaaaagagtaaagtctacaaattttttaggtattattaCAGATGAAAATCTATCTTGGAAAAATCACATCAGAAACTTATGTagtaaaattgcaaaaagtattGGAGTCTAATATAAAGTAAGAAGCGTTTTGAATAAATATCTACTGATTCAactatattactcttttatacattgtcatattaattatgcaaatattacaagcattacaaaagtaaattaaaaccaCTTTATTGTCAACAGAAGCACATTGCAcgacttataaattttaaagatcatCTTACTCACTCAAAGCCTCTCTTAATTAATgtgaatattcttaatatatataaagtaaatgtttttaatgttctttgtttTGTGTTTAAGTGTATAACCAACTCTTCTCAAACCCCCTTTcttgatttatattctttaaaagaaaaaaataaatattctttaagaagTTATAATTCTATTAAACGACCAATTATCCAAACAAACTATGGTAAAACCTGTATTTAATTTTCTCATGAGTGgagttattttttatgcaagagaaaacttaaaaaagtaattttttcaattgattatATACTTACATACTTTTAAATCATACTTAGCTCTTAAATACctaaatattgatttattttattcaatattaatttaaatttactatttatatacatttatttgaatataattgAAGGTTGCATTGACTACgattttagtttacatattttttattttatttacgcTTTTATACTGAAcgactttaaatgtaaatataatttctgcgctagtttttgatctttatttaaacttgtattgttatattaaacttgtattgttatattaaacttgtattgttatattaaacttgtattgttatattaaacttgtattattaattatgtataaatatttcttattttatatatgtactACGAActctttaaattatcaaaaaaaaaaagaaaagaaagtatatgtatacgtatgtatatgtgtgtgtatgtatgtgtatgtatatgtttatatatgtgtttatatgtatatggaTATATATGAAGACCTCAGTGGAAAAACCGGCGTTGTCACATTTAAAAGTATTGAGAAAGTATTTGTTGATCAttaatgtctttatttaaagcaaagaaaaaaaaatgtttgtataaaaaattacaaaatgttttgtttttgaataaattttaaataaaataattataatataaatttttttaaattgcttagtttcatttgctttaaataaagacttttattaatgatcaataaatactttctcaatactttttaaatgtgaCAACGCCGGTTTTTCCACTGAGGTCTtcatatacatatgtgtgtgtgtgtgtgtgtgtgtgtgtgtgtgtgtgtgtgtgtgtgtgtgtgtgtgtgtgtgtgtgtgtgtatgaatgtatatgtgtgtatgtatgcatgtatgtatgcatgaaTGTATGCATGTATCCCAGTGGGCATCACTCTTCTGGTATAAAGGTTTACGAATAAGCACATACACATACAAATGCACACACTTATACACCTAAACACACGTACACGTACATATATccagatacatacatacattcatacatacatacatacatacatacatacatacatacatacatacatacatacatacatacatacatacatacatacatacatacatacatacatacatacatacatacatacatacatacatacatacatacatacatacatacccaCATGTATActtcccagtgggcacaagatctaaaaaagacgtctcttgaacgttcaaaagacgtccaaaacgttcaaaagacgtttaaaagacgtatTATTTACGTCCAATGCCATGAGTAGCATTGTACAGATGTATCACAGAAGAGTTAACATTATTACAGACGAAGAAAGAACATGAAATTACATTTCAAGTATTTGatcaatatttatcaatacAATAAAGATCAAGATCATTATTTATCAATACAATAAAGATCaatactataaaacaaaaaaagtaacatcctaattatttatactttattgttGACCTTGTACATATactttagagaaaaaaaaaatttgcaactcATGGAGAAATTAGTCATAGGTATAGAAAATGAAGCAGGAAAACTCAAttgaaatatcaaataataatcaTTGAATGAAGATTACTTGACcatgtattttgattttgagaaagttaaatttatctaaaaatcacAGACATAAGTCGCATGAGACAGTCGTTTGGAAGGCTATGTAATTTCGTTGCAAGCGCCTTTAAGCATGTAACTTAAAACTATAACGAAAGAAATGTCTAAGTTTCAACAGCGGTTCTCTTTGACAAGACCTTAAGGTTTTCTTATAGTGTCCGCGTTCTTTATATTTATCCTTAACTTTTTCAAGTGTAATTTTTCTCGGTTATATTGGTATCTTAAACgtttgtattttaaatcatGTAgtgaagaacaaaaaataaaacgataaaaataaaataaaataaaaaaaaagttttaataaaatcttccCGTTGCAGTGAAATGATTCATGTTGCAGTGAAATGATTCATtgctttatgtttttgtttctattttcaGGCCCGTACtcaagggggggggggggggggtattgCGTAGCTGCGTACgcacccccccccctcccctaaTTTTCGAAAGGTccacattttatataatattaaattttttataggaaAAATTGCACCTTTAACTGCATACAGCATACGCTTTTCGTTTCATATTGATTAGATTTTTCTATTCTAAGGTAATATACACTTTTGACGTCGTTAAGCCTTGTCGTTTCGAACACTATAATGTCTTCATTAACGTTCGTACGATTTTTCttgacaacaattttgtttttagtttcgCGTTTGCTTATTACCGCAACCAGGTGCTATCGTagattaataatttgttttctttaagtTCTCTTTATATATTACACTTTTAATATTATACGTATCGATTACCACATCAATTATTTCTCATCCAATATAGTAAGATGtccttttttgatttaatcCGTATATTTTTATAcggattataaaaatatacggattttattataaaacgcttttaaaacaGAATGTTGATTCgataaaatttttgtcttattttgcattaaaaaaaaattttttatcgagTTTTGCATGGACAAAATAATTTAAGGCaggtaaaatgttattaaaatagttgcttttaaatttaatttttatttgtaaagatgtaggaatattaatacaaaaaaacattgctattttttttcacaagactattttttataaaaactgaatAATCTGGTTTTGCAAGTCCACTCCTCATATATATATCCTGTACATccacattttttctaaaattactgGTGTTGCACAAATTTTTATctgataatatattttcatttttatatttacattgctATTATCAGTATATGATATATttatgatttcattttttaaaagtttacatagTTATTATTATGAGAAATTGACCATACTCAATGATTCTTCATATACTATGGGGCGCAAAgagcaaaatgaaataaaacgaATATCAGCAGCTAAAGCTTGTCAATCTTTAGATGGAtggtgtacaaaaaaaaaacaactgaaaatcATAATCAATCTCTCAATGAAAATGCACCAAATACTAATACCGCAATTTCTAAACATCATGATTCTATTGATAGTCCTCCCGCTAAAATATCTCGTACTACCAAACAATCAGATTCTGAACCTCTCGCTTTCACCAATGATGTTGGTAAAATATTGAATGCTACAATGAATTATGAAGAATTGAGTATGGCAATGAGGACACTCGATGATAGTCAAAAGTTCTTTCTCTTGAATAATCACTTCAAGCCACCTATAGAACATATTTTTCCGTCACAACTTCTTCACAAATGTCAGCGTCAATTCAAGGCAAGATACTTGACGGATTACAAATGGATGGTCTACAGTCCATTATTGAATGGCGCATACTGTATCCATTGTTCGGTAATGATTCCTATCTCCAAAAGACAGAATTTGGGAATATTcgtaaataaacaatttaccGCGTTTCATAAGTTAGACGAGAAGGCAAAACagcatcaaacaaaaataagccACCGCGATGCAATGATTTTGTCAGAGACGTTTTGTAATTCAATCAAGAAGCCAAATGAAAACATTGATACTCGTTTTGATGAAGAAAGAAAGATTAACATAGAAAGGAATCGACACATCGTAAAAATAATAGCTGAGGCAATCCTTTTCTGTGGAAGACAGTGCATTACTCTGAGAGGTGATCAAGAAACATTGTCGGTATCTGATAATTCGATAAAATACAACCCGGGTAACATTTTGGCAGCGCTCCAAATTATTGCGAAACATGATGAAATCCTACATCAGCATCTTTCCCATATTGGTATCAGTAATTGAAATGCGAAATACACCTCTTCGcgtattcaaaacaaaattataacaattattgGATACGATATCATCCTTAGTGACTtggttaaagaaataaaagctgCTACGTTCTACAGTATTCTTGCAGACGAGGTGACTAGCCATAATCGTGAGGAACTTGCATTTTGCAATAGATTTGTTGATCAAAACAAAGACATTCGTgaagaatttttatcttttctccATGTTCCAAGAATCACCAGAGAAGTCATTACTAGCACCATGGTTCAATTTCTGCAAGACGTCAATctcgatttaaaaaacattcgtGGTCAAGGATACGATGGAGTTGCAAATATGTCCAGTGATAATGTAGGTGTTCAGAGAAAGATAAAGAATGAGTCTCCAAAGGCTGTATATGTCCATTGCAGTGGACATTGCCTTAATCTTGTTATAGCCCATTCGTGTTCTCATCCAAATACAAGAAATACCATTGCCAAACTGAAGAACTGTTGTCTGTTTTTCCTTACCAGTCCAAAGCGCGAGAGTCTTCTGCAATCAATCATCATGAAGGCATTACCAGACATTTCCAAACCCAAAAAAGGTCTGGTTGACCTATGTAGAACAAGGTGGTCTTCACGGCATGACTCATACAGACACTTTTTTCAAGCATACTGCTACGTAATTATCGCTCTGGAGTATATTGCGTATAGTGCGAACAAAGATGCATGCGGAGAAGATTTCACAAATGTTACATGGGATACAACATCCAGAGACAATGCCAATTCACTGCTGACAAGTCTTACGTCTTTTGACTTTATTATAAGTTTCTTGAATATGTACCAATTCATGTCACATTTGGAAGGAATAACTGTGAAATTACAAGGCCGCACTGTGGATATTATCATTGCATACCATGAAATTGCTGAGGTGAaatctgtttataaaaacattttaagaaacaTGGACAAAGAATTTTCGCGTGTCTACACCCAAGCCGAACGAATGGCATGTTCTGTCAAAACCGAACCTACAAAGCCAAGGACTGTTGGATGTCAAATAATGTGCAACAATGCTCCTGCGATTAATCCTGAGGAGTATTATCGACGAAATCTCGCCATTCCATTCCTTAACCACATAAGCCCAGAGTTGGAGAGTCAATTTTCTGACCTTTCCATCCCATCCTCTAAACTTTTGGGGCTTGTACTATCTACTCTCTGTGAAGAGGGAGGAGCATCTCTTCAAAATGTTGTTGACTTTTATGCAGAAGACTTACCATCTGCTGATTTGTTTCCCCAATAGTTGTTTCGATGGAAGCATCGTTTCCAAAACAAACCTTTAGAAGAATGTCCTTCAACTGCAGCGCAAGCATTAAAAGAATGCGACGAAGAGTTATTCCCAAACATTTTCActcttctaaaaatttattgttcaaTCGCAGCGACCAGTTGCGAATGCGAACGTAGTGCTAGTGCATTGCGCAAGCTCCATACATATTCGAGAGCAAGTATAAAAGCAATAAAGACTCTCTGCACTTGGTTTAATGCATATCCACTATGGTAAAGTCATCGACGAAGAGaaaattgttgatatattttcacaaaaatatccTCGGCGTCTACAATTACGATCTGTTTTGACTGAAATTATTTGACTTCACACAAATTCAGTGTCGGTGCTCATTAAGCTAGTTTGTCactataaagtttatatttgtgtattattttgGAAGCAATATATTTGATATGTTGTAAAAATGGTCCACTTTTTCTAATGTCGCACCCTCCCACAAAAAATTCTGCGTACGGGCCtgatttttacaaagaattgtttaaaagctttttttttaaaacttgacttACAAATGAAATGATCAAAaactactattttaaaaagactacgttattttattagaaaaaaactttttaactttttactttaggctttttaaataaacaacaatttaaataaaattattaatcaatcattagaagtaatttgtaaaagcgtTTTATGTAGCTTGAATAAAACGGttcaaaagataagttttaaagtaatttatttcaaccgcaattaaaaacgtaacaaaaagtaGAGTTtgaatttttgagttttatttcaaatcctatatattttttttttcgtgaggaattattttctttttcagttttttttttctcttttcataGTTTTCAgacttggaaaaaaaaattaaaaacgttaaGTTAAACTGTTTAGCTTAGCGTTTCTTTTTTCAGCACATTTCTGAAACGTTCTGTCACGGAGAAAACTGTCCGCGGAGTAAGTTGTCCGATAGGACATTTAACTCCGGAGTAGAACAACCTAGTTTGTCCTATCCGTCCGTCTAAGGCAATTTACTCCGGAGCAAACTGTCCTACGTTGGAGTAAACTGTCCTACTTTTTTGCGGGTTATTTACTTTGGACCGCTCGAGCGATGCGTTTTAGCGTTTGTTTAAACGATGGTTTGAGAACTCGCGCATTATTCTGCGgcataaagaaaactttaaccCTTAATATACTAagcataatattattataattaatatagtaATATTATGCGTCAtgtaacttatataaataaacctGAAGCTTGATAGTTCACAAGGTCATTTTTTTGCcggttaaaaagtttaaaaaaatgttaacactgacatgtttaaatctttatatttcgtttaaagtttaagttaaaagcagcaaaaaataaaaattatgttttttatgttatcttGTTTGAAATTTATTCTAGATTCAGAATCAGAGCCGTAACCACAAATTTGATATTAGGGGGCCCTAGGGTTCTTTAAAAGGAGGAAGgggataaaaaatttgttaaaattattttatgtatatgtttttcctttataattataatttaaatttttttttgaggggtcAAGGCTCCCCCGGTGGTTACGGCTCTGagaatatatattcatttatattacTAGAATgtatatattcaatattataagaatagttgatttttttttaaagtgaagttTTTTCAGCTCCAATAGCAACGCCCATAACAAAGGCAATTTCCTGACTTTtagtaaactaaattttttatttagtacctacatttttttgcaacctttatttcaatttatttagtACCTAATTAACTTTTGGCccatatattactaatatatatattttaaatgtgttttaaacagaattcttttttttgaccttgtacaaaacataaaattaaaaatgaaaacttaaaattttcatgGTGTACTCTTCTACAATTACTTAAGGGACTGTAGCAGAATCACAGTAAACTcatgattaaattttaagttttgaacaactatcttaaataaaaaacgaattttttctttttgctttaactgCTTAAATCTGCCATTATGATAGAAAAATTGTTATGGAAAATTTCCagtaaaaacgttttaaaacatTGTAGTGCTTGTTCTTCTAAGGTGATAAGTAAGATAATTACTAtgacaaaaacaaataatttactttctctGCTCTTTGCTAGAAATAATCTCAACCCATAAACCCTTCTttgccatatttttttattgattaccTTCCATTCTAAACCTGGAAAACATATATTCTCTTTTCATTGGGAGTACAACTAATGGGATAGACCCCTTTAGTTAAGTAAATATTAACATCAAGAAAGTTCTTCTTTTTCATCATTTACTTAAtccattttatttaagaaactaaagtaagtttttttaaaaattgcatctACCAAACTGGTTGACTTTGTCAaccaaattatatattttgacaaaattgtattttgacaaattttgtCATTGCTATTTGTAATGATACAAATagcaatgataaaaataaaacaaccaaCTGAAACAATTACAAGAATGataagataattttataatttaaaaaaaaaacagtatttatttttaaacaacaataataagcTAAAGCAGTTGGAAACAGCTTTAGTTTGTCACTATTCTATTAAATAAACCGTTCCATTAATGAAACATAACTGTATAAACAATGATgatatgtttgtttgtttagatAAGGTATACTTTGTGTGGTTTAAGAAATAGTACAACATACatattatagtaaataaatgtaaataaataatggtACAAAACAGCAATAAGATATTACCTAACTACAGTTAAGTCATATTTTGCAATGTTAcctgaaaataaaactaatccTACCTTTATTGAGTTGAATTCAATTTTTCCTTAACTGTTGGTGaatgattaaaaaagtaaacttaaattcaTAGaagtttactaaattaaaaccatatttcaacagtaggcaaactaaaataaaataatagcaaagttaaaatcaatgaaataatggaataaaaaagaatcatttttttaaatataactaatattaaaaataaatcaaaaactacAAGTCTTTCAAAccttataacaaaaaacttcTTCAAACTccaatcataaataaaaaaataataaatccaaATAAACTAATGAGTATTCCATGATAAAGAAAGGTCCAAGCCATCTGAAATCTAATTTGCcttctttcctttttttctgCATAAAATCCTTGATAAGGGCTTTTAGCCCGATGGCATAAACAAATGGATTTGCATGCTTCTtgttataattttctttctGCTTTTTATGAGCCGTTTCAATGTTTTGTTTAGCTTTTTGCAGCAGATTTGATCTAAAgtataaacaattattgttaaacttcaaaatatatttataatgaaagaaaaaaagaacattttacaTATCAAAACTCTAAGaaaaaaccttgaaaaaaatcaaactgtcACAGTAATGTTCTACAATCATATTTTAACAAACCAGTAAATGCTTTATACCTTTCctcaattattttattcataaaatgttGGTTGCTTTCAGGTCTTGTGTTAAAATCAGTTAACAATGATTGAGGAGATTCTCCTGCAACTTCTAATTATATGGGAAGTATGGTCTTCCTTCCGAACATTTACTCAAAGGGAGTGTATTTTGTAGACTCTTGCCTTGATGTATTGTATGCAAAAATACAAGCATCCAAATGAGTATCCCATGTAATGTGGTGATCATTGCAAAATTTTACAAGCATTAACTGGATGGTTTGATTGAACCGCTCATCTAAACCATTAGCCTAAAACACAAGATGATTAAATCCAAGATTTTAAAACTAGACAGCTCTTATACACAAActgaattcaaatttttaaacctgTGGATGATAGGCTGTGGTAAAATGATGTTTCATATTTAACAAAGACATTAGTTCCTTGTTTATTTGGTTGTAAAACTCTGTGCCTTGGTCAGAGGTAACAACTTTTGGTATACCTATTTGCATGAacaactgaaatatttaaaaaattcttatatcttcaaaaaaattttttaaatgcaatcagataataatatttaaatttactttatacaATTCTATTGCAACGCCGCTTgctaattttgattttagggGAATGCTGCTACCCACTTTGTGCAATAGTCAGagatagtaaaaatatatttatttttatcagatgTTTCAGGAGGTGGTCCTACTAAATCAATTCCAATATGAAACCATGGTGACTGTACTTTAATAGGATGTAGCTCTAGACTAGTTTTTTCGAGTTTTCGCATATTTGTGTGCTGACACTGTTCACAGCTTTTAAACTATGTTATGTGTAACTTGCAAATTACAAATTCTAGCATATGGTATATATTAATATTCTGATGTCACAGGACTTAAATTTAGAACTATTTAAgaacatactttaaaaaaatttcacataatacaatatataatatatgtatatattatacattatcgcattataaaaaatatattataaaagatacACATTGGTTACAGATATGACAGCAATACTAAAATATGTATCAGGTAGTAATTATACTTATATTCTataaaagtgttattatttgtaaaatagatTAACATTttgaacaacttaaaaatttgagAACTTGTTTCAAATCTTCTATcattcaattattaaaattttctttatattttaaaacataacatggtattatataatatatataaatatatatattatatatatatatatatatatatatatatatatatatat
Encoded here:
- the LOC136088629 gene encoding 52 kDa repressor of the inhibitor of the protein kinase-like — protein: MVQFLQDVNLDLKNIRGQGYDGVANMSSDNVGVQRKIKNESPKAVYVHCSGHCLNLVIAHSCSHPNTRNTIAKLKNCCLFFLTSPKRESLLQSIIMKALPDISKPKKGLVDLCRTRWSSRHDSYRHFFQAYCYVIIALEYIAYSANKDACGEDFTNVTWDTTSRDNANSLLTSLTSFDFIISFLNMYQFMSHLEGITVKLQGRTVDIIIAYHEIAEVKSVYKNILRNMDKEFSRVYTQAERMACSVKTEPTKPRTVGCQIMCNNAPAINPEEYYRRNLAIPFLNHISPELESQFSDLSIPSSKLLGLVLSTLCEEGGASLQNVVDFYAEDLPSADLFPQ